In Poecile atricapillus isolate bPoeAtr1 chromosome 12, bPoeAtr1.hap1, whole genome shotgun sequence, one DNA window encodes the following:
- the PRRG3 gene encoding transmembrane gamma-carboxyglutamic acid protein 3 isoform X3 yields the protein MAMFLGARNAHSLLKRFPRANGFLEEIRQGTIERECIEEVCSYEEVKEVFENKEKTMEFWKGYTSSVYSVKDPGHSTERSDAMYVVVPLLGVALLIVIALFIIWRCQLQKATRHRPSYAQNRYLASRTGRSLPRVMVYRERSQSQGETQYQREASNRGAGDGRAGGAPQPDSTLCPPEHSVSVLSRLSSATPPPSYEEVTGHPESSSGEETSVSYSDPPPKYEEIVATAPAAGK from the exons ATGGCAA TGTTCTTGGGGGCCAGGAATGCCCACTCACTCCTGAAACGCTTTCCCAGAGCCAATGGCTTCCTGGAGGAGATCCGGCAGGGCACCATCGAGCGGGAGTGCATCGAGGAGGTCTGCAGCTACGAGGAGGTCAAGGAGGTGTTCGAGAACAAGGAGAAGACG ATGGAGTTTTGGAAAGGCTACACCAGCTCTGTGTACTCTGTCAAGGACCCCGGGCACAGCACGGAGCGCTCTGACGCTATGTACGTGGTGGTGCCCCTCTTGGGGGTGGCTCTTCTCATAGTCATTGCCCTGTTCATCATCTGGAGGTGCCAGCTGCAAAAGGCCACCCGCCACCGCCCTTCCTATGCCCAGAACCGTTACCTGGCCAGCCGGACGGGCCGCAGCCTCCCCAGGGTCATGGTGTACCGGGAGCGGTCGCAGAGCCAAGGGGAGACCCAGTACCAGCGGGAAGCCAGCAACCGGGGGGCTGGGGATGGCAGAGCCGGGGGCGCCCCCCAGCCAGACAGCACCCTCTGCCCACCAGAGCATTCTGTCTCCGTCCTCTCCAGACTGTCCAGTGCCACCCCCCCGCCTTCCTACGAGGAGGTGACGGGCCACCCGGAGAGCAGCAGCGGCGAGGAGACCAGCGTGTCCTACAGTGACCCTCCACCCAAGTACGAAGAGATTGTGGCCACGGCCCCTGCCGCTGGCAAATAG
- the CLDN2 gene encoding claudin-2, giving the protein MVSMGLQLLGYTVAFLGYIGTLTATLLPSWKTSSYIGSSIVTAVSFTKGLWMECATYSTGITQCDIYSSLLNLPADVQAAQALMVSSCAVSSLACLLSVVGMRCTVFSQGSPGKDRVAVAGGAVFVLGGLLCFIPLVWNIHVVLRDFRNPVIPDSMKFELGEALYLGIISSLLSLIGGFILCASCPARDTTAAYSSAYQSQLLASKNPQPSASQVQKNKSEVNSYNLTGYV; this is encoded by the coding sequence ATGGTGTCCATggggctccagctgctgggctACACCGTGGCCTTCCTGGGCTACATCGGCACGCTGACGGCCACGCTGCTGCCCAGCTGGAAGACCAGCTCCTACATCGGCTCCAGCATCGTGACAGCCGTCAGCTTCACCAAGGGGCTGTGGATGGAGTGCGCCACGTACAGCACGGGCATCACCCAGTGCGACATCTACAGCTCCCTGCTCAACCTGCCCGCCGACGTCCAGGCGGCCCAAGCCCTCATGGTGAGCTCCTGTGCCGTGTCCTCCCTCGCCTGCCTGCTCTCTGTCGTAGGCATGAGGTGCACCGTCTTCAGCCAGGGCTCGCCGGGCAAGGACCGGGTGGCGGTGGCGGGCGGCGCAGTTTTTGTGCTCGGGGGGCTGCTCTGCTTCATCCCGCTGGTGTGGAACATCCACGTGGTGCTGCGGGATTTCCGCAACCCCGTCATCCCCGACAGCATGAAGTTTGAGCTCGGGGAGGCTCTTTATCTCGGCATCAtctcctccctgctctccctcatCGGCGGCTTCATTCTCTGCgcctcctgccctgcccgggaCACGACGGCCGCCTACTCCAGCGCCTACCAGTCCCAGCTGCTGGCCAGCAAGAACCCCCAGCCCTCTGCCAGCCAAGTGCAGAAGAACAAGAGTGAAGTCAATTCCTACAACCTGACAGGATACGTGTAG
- the PRRG3 gene encoding transmembrane gamma-carboxyglutamic acid protein 3 isoform X1 produces the protein MARFARSVTRASCEGGGRSHAGEEEDPGMTVFLGARNAHSLLKRFPRANGFLEEIRQGTIERECIEEVCSYEEVKEVFENKEKTMEFWKGYTSSVYSVKDPGHSTERSDAMYVVVPLLGVALLIVIALFIIWRCQLQKATRHRPSYAQNRYLASRTGRSLPRVMVYRERSQSQGETQYQREASNRGAGDGRAGGAPQPDSTLCPPEHSVSVLSRLSSATPPPSYEEVTGHPESSSGEETSVSYSDPPPKYEEIVATAPAAGK, from the exons ATGGCAA GATTTGCTCGGAGTGTCACCAGAGCCAGCTGTGAAGGTGGAGGCAGGAGCCAcgctggggaggaggaggaccCAGGGATGACAG TGTTCTTGGGGGCCAGGAATGCCCACTCACTCCTGAAACGCTTTCCCAGAGCCAATGGCTTCCTGGAGGAGATCCGGCAGGGCACCATCGAGCGGGAGTGCATCGAGGAGGTCTGCAGCTACGAGGAGGTCAAGGAGGTGTTCGAGAACAAGGAGAAGACG ATGGAGTTTTGGAAAGGCTACACCAGCTCTGTGTACTCTGTCAAGGACCCCGGGCACAGCACGGAGCGCTCTGACGCTATGTACGTGGTGGTGCCCCTCTTGGGGGTGGCTCTTCTCATAGTCATTGCCCTGTTCATCATCTGGAGGTGCCAGCTGCAAAAGGCCACCCGCCACCGCCCTTCCTATGCCCAGAACCGTTACCTGGCCAGCCGGACGGGCCGCAGCCTCCCCAGGGTCATGGTGTACCGGGAGCGGTCGCAGAGCCAAGGGGAGACCCAGTACCAGCGGGAAGCCAGCAACCGGGGGGCTGGGGATGGCAGAGCCGGGGGCGCCCCCCAGCCAGACAGCACCCTCTGCCCACCAGAGCATTCTGTCTCCGTCCTCTCCAGACTGTCCAGTGCCACCCCCCCGCCTTCCTACGAGGAGGTGACGGGCCACCCGGAGAGCAGCAGCGGCGAGGAGACCAGCGTGTCCTACAGTGACCCTCCACCCAAGTACGAAGAGATTGTGGCCACGGCCCCTGCCGCTGGCAAATAG
- the PRRG3 gene encoding transmembrane gamma-carboxyglutamic acid protein 3 isoform X2 — MTVFLGARNAHSLLKRFPRANGFLEEIRQGTIERECIEEVCSYEEVKEVFENKEKTMEFWKGYTSSVYSVKDPGHSTERSDAMYVVVPLLGVALLIVIALFIIWRCQLQKATRHRPSYAQNRYLASRTGRSLPRVMVYRERSQSQGETQYQREASNRGAGDGRAGGAPQPDSTLCPPEHSVSVLSRLSSATPPPSYEEVTGHPESSSGEETSVSYSDPPPKYEEIVATAPAAGK; from the exons ATGACAG TGTTCTTGGGGGCCAGGAATGCCCACTCACTCCTGAAACGCTTTCCCAGAGCCAATGGCTTCCTGGAGGAGATCCGGCAGGGCACCATCGAGCGGGAGTGCATCGAGGAGGTCTGCAGCTACGAGGAGGTCAAGGAGGTGTTCGAGAACAAGGAGAAGACG ATGGAGTTTTGGAAAGGCTACACCAGCTCTGTGTACTCTGTCAAGGACCCCGGGCACAGCACGGAGCGCTCTGACGCTATGTACGTGGTGGTGCCCCTCTTGGGGGTGGCTCTTCTCATAGTCATTGCCCTGTTCATCATCTGGAGGTGCCAGCTGCAAAAGGCCACCCGCCACCGCCCTTCCTATGCCCAGAACCGTTACCTGGCCAGCCGGACGGGCCGCAGCCTCCCCAGGGTCATGGTGTACCGGGAGCGGTCGCAGAGCCAAGGGGAGACCCAGTACCAGCGGGAAGCCAGCAACCGGGGGGCTGGGGATGGCAGAGCCGGGGGCGCCCCCCAGCCAGACAGCACCCTCTGCCCACCAGAGCATTCTGTCTCCGTCCTCTCCAGACTGTCCAGTGCCACCCCCCCGCCTTCCTACGAGGAGGTGACGGGCCACCCGGAGAGCAGCAGCGGCGAGGAGACCAGCGTGTCCTACAGTGACCCTCCACCCAAGTACGAAGAGATTGTGGCCACGGCCCCTGCCGCTGGCAAATAG